The proteins below are encoded in one region of Luteolibacter sp. Y139:
- a CDS encoding PAS domain-containing hybrid sensor histidine kinase/response regulator, whose protein sequence is MSSNPPDVSSLIAENSELRARLEETEETLRAIRAGEVDALIVDGSAGPKVFILQTSDSESNRFRSDILSKVTDAVIAVDQDQQVIYLNAAAEEQYGIRASESLGRHLRELFHYEWATAEDEEAAKAELRETGHWRGENIHTLHSGETIRVESAVSRLYDDDGKPSGLLSVIRNITDRKQVEVALRESEERYRTLFESIDEGFCVLEMIFDDEDRPVDYRFLQVSPSFERHTGLAGAEGKRIKELVPAHEDHWFQIYGQVVRTGEATRFENQAAGLARWYDVYASRFGDPALNRVAVIFNDITERKKADDALRANERALAEQAAALRQADRNKDEFLAMLAHELRNPLAPLRNASQILDTPGVNAAERATAQALIRRQIDNMSRMIDDLLDVSRITEGKIELKKEPVSLDSILIAAAEGARFLCELHSQTLTVTMPEDPVYLHADATRLEQVLGNLLGNACKYSGQHSQITLTAERDFTTPEPQVVIRVRDDGMGIDPVLLPRVFELFVQASRTLDRAHGGLGIGLTIVHRLVRLHGGSIEAHSDGVGQGAEFIVRLPIMKSAPAAAGRAAAAPASDPSMKLLIVDDNRDGAESMAMLQELMGHQTRLAHSGPDAVKIAQEFLPDVILLDIGLPGMDGYEVARKLREMPLLDHTLLIALTGYGSEEDRQLAREAGFDEHLAKPADQERLQRLMRQHAQGSPIA, encoded by the coding sequence ATGTCGTCCAACCCGCCTGACGTTTCTTCACTGATCGCCGAGAATTCGGAGCTGCGGGCGCGTCTGGAAGAGACCGAGGAAACGCTGCGGGCGATTCGCGCGGGTGAAGTGGATGCCTTGATCGTGGATGGATCGGCTGGGCCGAAGGTTTTCATCCTGCAGACCTCGGATTCGGAGTCGAATCGCTTCCGCAGCGACATCCTCTCGAAGGTGACGGATGCGGTGATCGCGGTCGATCAGGACCAGCAGGTGATCTACCTGAATGCGGCGGCGGAGGAGCAGTACGGGATCCGTGCTTCCGAGTCGCTGGGAAGGCATCTGCGCGAGCTTTTTCACTATGAATGGGCGACGGCCGAGGACGAGGAAGCCGCTAAGGCAGAGCTTCGCGAGACAGGCCACTGGCGTGGTGAGAACATTCACACGCTTCACAGTGGTGAGACCATCCGGGTGGAGTCGGCGGTAAGCCGGCTTTACGATGATGACGGCAAGCCTTCCGGGCTGCTCAGCGTGATTCGCAATATCACCGACCGCAAGCAGGTCGAGGTCGCCCTCAGGGAGTCGGAGGAGCGCTACCGGACCTTGTTCGAGAGCATCGATGAAGGGTTCTGCGTGCTTGAGATGATCTTCGATGACGAAGATAGACCGGTGGACTACCGGTTCCTCCAAGTCAGCCCTTCCTTCGAGAGGCATACCGGCCTCGCCGGGGCAGAGGGCAAACGCATCAAGGAACTCGTTCCGGCCCACGAAGACCATTGGTTCCAAATCTATGGGCAGGTGGTGCGAACGGGCGAGGCCACCCGCTTCGAGAACCAGGCGGCGGGACTGGCTCGCTGGTATGACGTGTATGCATCCCGCTTTGGCGATCCGGCGCTGAATCGTGTGGCGGTGATCTTCAACGATATCACCGAGCGGAAGAAGGCCGACGATGCGCTGCGGGCAAACGAGCGAGCCCTGGCCGAACAAGCGGCGGCGCTGCGGCAAGCGGACCGCAACAAGGATGAGTTCCTCGCGATGCTGGCCCACGAGCTTCGCAATCCCCTCGCCCCGCTGCGCAATGCCTCGCAGATCCTGGATACTCCGGGCGTGAATGCCGCCGAGCGGGCGACCGCGCAGGCGCTGATCCGCCGACAGATCGATAACATGAGCCGGATGATCGATGACCTACTGGATGTGTCGCGGATCACCGAAGGAAAGATCGAGCTGAAGAAGGAGCCGGTCTCGTTGGATTCGATCCTGATCGCTGCCGCCGAGGGGGCGAGATTCCTCTGCGAACTCCATTCCCAAACGCTGACGGTTACGATGCCGGAGGATCCGGTGTATCTGCATGCGGATGCCACGCGGCTGGAGCAGGTATTGGGGAATCTGTTAGGAAACGCCTGCAAGTACAGCGGCCAGCACAGCCAGATCACCCTGACAGCCGAACGGGACTTCACCACTCCGGAGCCGCAGGTGGTCATTCGCGTGCGAGATGATGGGATGGGGATCGATCCGGTATTGCTGCCGCGGGTGTTCGAACTTTTCGTGCAAGCCAGCCGGACGTTGGATCGTGCCCATGGTGGCCTCGGGATCGGCCTGACGATTGTCCATCGGCTGGTGAGGCTTCATGGAGGAAGCATCGAGGCACACAGCGATGGCGTGGGGCAAGGGGCGGAGTTTATCGTGCGGCTGCCGATCATGAAGAGTGCTCCGGCTGCGGCAGGTCGAGCGGCAGCCGCTCCTGCTTCCGATCCATCGATGAAGCTGCTGATCGTGGACGACAATCGCGATGGGGCGGAGAGCATGGCGATGCTGCAAGAGCTGATGGGCCATCAGACGCGGCTGGCGCACAGCGGGCCGGACGCAGTGAAGATCGCACAAGAATTCCTGCCGGATGTGATCCTGCTGGATATCGGACTGCCCGGAATGGACGGCTATGAGGTGGCGAGGAAGCTGCGCGAGATGCCCCTGCTCGACCATACGCTATTGATCGCGCTCACGGGCTACGGGAGTGAGGAAGACCGGCAGTTGGCGCGTGAGGCGGGCTTTGACGAGCACCTGGCGAAGCCGGCGGATCAGGAGCGCTTGCAGCGGCTGATGCGACAGCACGCGCAAGGGTCACCGATCGCTTGA
- a CDS encoding dienelactone hydrolase family protein → MDRKTAKDFPQELLDLYDEYVHGQVGRRGFMERASKFAIGGVTVASLVAALSPQYAFAQQVPKDDGRITVSYEEYESPKGAGKMRGYLARPAKTEGKLPGVLVIHENRGLNPYIEDVTRRLAVAGFVAFAPDALTPLGGYPGNDDEGRNRQAQRKKEEMEEDFIAGAKWLHDHALCNGKVGTVGFCFGGGMANTLAVRLPEVIIAAVPFYGGQPAAEDVPKIKAALLLQYAELDQRVNAGWPAYEEALKKAGVKYEAFIYPGVNHGFHNDTTPRYDEAAAKLAWERTVEFFKKQLGA, encoded by the coding sequence ATGGACCGGAAAACCGCGAAAGACTTCCCGCAGGAGCTGCTCGATCTTTACGATGAATACGTGCACGGCCAGGTGGGGCGGCGCGGGTTCATGGAGAGGGCGTCGAAGTTCGCGATCGGCGGAGTGACGGTGGCGAGCCTGGTGGCGGCGCTGAGCCCGCAGTATGCCTTTGCCCAACAGGTGCCGAAGGATGACGGGAGGATCACCGTTTCGTATGAGGAGTATGAGTCGCCGAAGGGTGCGGGGAAGATGCGCGGGTATCTGGCGCGGCCGGCAAAGACGGAGGGAAAGTTGCCGGGGGTGCTGGTGATTCATGAGAACCGCGGGCTGAACCCTTACATCGAGGATGTGACGCGGCGGCTGGCGGTGGCGGGATTTGTGGCGTTCGCGCCGGATGCGTTGACTCCACTGGGCGGGTATCCGGGGAATGACGATGAGGGACGGAATCGTCAGGCGCAGCGGAAGAAGGAGGAGATGGAGGAGGACTTCATCGCGGGGGCGAAGTGGTTGCATGACCACGCGCTGTGCAATGGGAAGGTGGGGACGGTGGGGTTTTGTTTCGGGGGTGGGATGGCGAATACCTTGGCGGTTCGATTGCCGGAGGTGATCATCGCGGCGGTGCCGTTCTATGGCGGGCAGCCGGCGGCGGAGGATGTGCCGAAGATCAAGGCGGCACTACTGCTGCAGTACGCGGAGCTGGATCAGCGGGTGAATGCGGGATGGCCTGCGTATGAGGAGGCGCTGAAGAAGGCGGGAGTGAAGTACGAGGCGTTTATTTATCCGGGGGTGAACCATGGGTTTCATAATGATACGACGCCGCGGTATGATGAGGCGGCGGCGAAGCTGGCTTGGGAGCGGACGGTGGAGTTTTTTAAGAAGCAGTTGGGGGCGTGA
- a CDS encoding glycosyl hydrolase family 8, which produces MKTPGRIILPLLIACASVPAARAQNHPFPQHVLYASGSILPTSHPQTQLDADVRAFYDYWKQTYLKTAGATADGRTLYRVAFGKNAPGSNATVSEGQGYGMLIVPLMAGYDPAARAIFDGLYEFAKAHPSPGEPRLMDWKIPRDAGADGSSAFDGDADIAHGLLLAHAQWGSGGTVNYSAAANTWLAGILAATIGNTSRLPTLGDWAAPDTGKQYEPRSSDLMPAHFRAWARHTGNPVWNTVAANSSAVVTAIQANYSADTGLIPDFMIGANPLASVKPAGPGFLEGPHDGHYYYNAGRVPWRLGVDFLLNNNATSKAQVSKIATWMKTHANGDAANIRAGYKLDGTNITGNNYTTTFFISPIGVAAMSDSANQAFLNSIYTFVRTTHEDYFEDTVNLLCLIAMSGNYWDPTTIGEQASLIRRHVLPPDGQIQLESARPERILALTVNPAATRYGLTLEQTADFSTWTTIATRSSGTTTFQPTAGVSILSQANPIRIRDNTAPSNTHQFYRARID; this is translated from the coding sequence ATGAAAACCCCAGGCCGCATCATCCTTCCGCTTCTGATCGCATGCGCCTCGGTTCCTGCGGCCCGCGCCCAGAATCATCCCTTTCCCCAGCACGTCCTCTACGCCTCCGGCTCCATCCTTCCCACGAGCCACCCCCAGACCCAGCTGGATGCCGATGTCCGCGCCTTCTACGACTACTGGAAGCAGACCTACCTGAAGACCGCCGGCGCCACCGCCGATGGCCGCACGCTCTACCGCGTCGCCTTCGGTAAGAATGCCCCCGGCTCAAATGCCACCGTCTCGGAAGGGCAGGGCTACGGCATGCTGATCGTGCCCCTCATGGCCGGCTACGACCCCGCCGCCCGCGCCATTTTCGATGGCCTTTACGAGTTCGCGAAAGCCCACCCCAGCCCCGGCGAACCGCGCCTCATGGATTGGAAGATCCCGCGCGACGCCGGTGCCGATGGCAGCAGCGCCTTCGATGGCGATGCAGACATCGCCCACGGCCTCCTCCTCGCCCACGCCCAGTGGGGCAGCGGCGGCACCGTGAACTACTCCGCCGCTGCGAATACCTGGCTCGCCGGCATTCTCGCAGCCACCATCGGCAATACCAGCCGCCTTCCCACCCTCGGCGACTGGGCCGCCCCCGACACCGGGAAACAGTACGAGCCCCGCTCCTCCGACCTCATGCCCGCGCACTTCCGCGCCTGGGCCCGCCACACCGGCAATCCCGTCTGGAACACCGTCGCCGCGAACTCCTCCGCTGTCGTCACCGCCATCCAGGCGAACTACAGCGCGGACACCGGCCTCATTCCCGACTTCATGATCGGCGCCAATCCACTCGCCTCGGTCAAACCCGCTGGCCCCGGCTTCCTCGAAGGCCCGCACGACGGCCACTACTACTACAATGCCGGCCGCGTCCCGTGGCGCCTCGGCGTCGATTTCCTCCTCAACAACAACGCCACCTCGAAGGCCCAGGTCTCCAAAATCGCCACCTGGATGAAGACCCACGCCAACGGAGACGCCGCGAACATCCGCGCCGGCTACAAGCTCGATGGCACCAACATCACCGGCAACAACTACACCACCACCTTCTTCATCTCGCCCATCGGAGTCGCCGCCATGTCCGACTCCGCCAATCAGGCCTTCCTCAATTCCATCTACACCTTCGTCCGCACCACCCACGAAGACTACTTCGAGGACACCGTGAACCTGCTCTGCCTCATCGCCATGAGCGGCAACTACTGGGACCCCACCACCATCGGCGAACAAGCCAGCCTCATCCGCCGCCACGTCCTCCCACCCGACGGCCAGATCCAGCTCGAAAGCGCCCGCCCCGAGCGAATCCTCGCCCTCACCGTCAACCCCGCCGCCACCCGCTACGGCCTCACCCTCGAGCAAACCGCCGATTTCAGCACTTGGACCACCATCGCCACCCGCTCCTCCGGCACCACCACCTTCCAACCCACCGCCGGCGTCAGCATCCTCAGCCAAGCCAACCCCATCCGCATCCGCGACAACACCGCCCCCTCTAACACCCACCAATTCTACCGCGCCCGCATCGACTGA
- the hemL gene encoding glutamate-1-semialdehyde 2,1-aminomutase, which translates to MFDVGRPGFSSQIPRVTGPLSQKLFAAAKEKTPGGVNSPVRAFRNVGGEPFFVRRAKGSRIEDVDGKTYIDYIGSWGPNILGHAPTVVTNTIHEVAKDGISFGIPNPFEVEMARTICEWVPSVQKVRMCSSGTEATMSAIRLARGFTKRDYIVKFDGCYHGHSDSLLVAAGSGALTHGEPDSAGVPKAFAEKTIVLPYNDVEALEKVFAEQGEQIAAIIVESYPANAGLVFPKPGYLDLLSSITKKHGALLIFDEVMTGFRLGKAGVQGIENLTPDLSCFGKVIGGGLPVGAFGGRADVMDMLAPIGPVYQAGTLSGNPLAMAAGLAQLKHLAGTGGEGAPNGFTRLEQLGAHFEAGLRSMLDAKGMPYRFNRTGSMFCLFFTDREIVNVNDVMKQDLELFKKFFWGCLDKGIYIAPSPYETGFLSLAHTEADLDDTLTVFDEVLKAI; encoded by the coding sequence ATGTTCGATGTTGGACGTCCGGGGTTCAGCAGTCAGATTCCCCGCGTGACCGGTCCGCTTTCCCAGAAACTTTTCGCCGCCGCCAAGGAGAAGACCCCGGGCGGTGTGAACTCCCCTGTCCGCGCCTTCCGCAATGTCGGTGGTGAGCCATTCTTCGTCCGCCGTGCCAAGGGCAGCCGGATCGAGGATGTGGATGGGAAGACTTACATCGACTACATCGGCTCGTGGGGGCCGAACATCCTGGGCCATGCGCCGACGGTGGTGACGAATACGATCCATGAGGTGGCGAAGGATGGAATTTCCTTCGGCATCCCGAATCCCTTCGAGGTGGAGATGGCGCGCACCATTTGTGAATGGGTGCCGTCGGTGCAGAAGGTGCGGATGTGTTCGTCCGGAACCGAGGCGACGATGTCGGCGATCCGGCTGGCGCGCGGGTTCACGAAGCGGGACTACATCGTGAAGTTCGACGGGTGCTATCATGGTCACAGCGACTCGCTGTTAGTCGCGGCGGGATCGGGGGCGTTGACGCATGGTGAGCCTGACTCGGCGGGGGTGCCGAAGGCATTCGCGGAGAAGACGATCGTGCTGCCCTACAATGATGTGGAGGCGCTGGAGAAGGTGTTCGCGGAACAGGGTGAGCAGATTGCCGCGATCATCGTGGAGTCTTATCCTGCAAATGCGGGATTGGTTTTCCCTAAGCCGGGGTATCTGGATCTGCTGTCTTCGATCACGAAGAAGCATGGGGCGCTGCTGATCTTCGACGAAGTGATGACGGGCTTCCGTCTCGGGAAGGCGGGTGTGCAGGGAATCGAAAATCTAACACCTGACCTGAGCTGCTTCGGCAAGGTGATCGGCGGGGGCTTGCCGGTGGGCGCGTTCGGTGGTCGTGCGGATGTGATGGACATGCTGGCACCGATCGGCCCGGTGTATCAGGCGGGGACGCTTTCGGGTAATCCGCTGGCGATGGCGGCGGGGCTGGCGCAACTGAAGCACCTCGCAGGAACCGGTGGCGAGGGCGCTCCGAATGGTTTCACGCGTTTGGAACAACTCGGTGCGCACTTTGAAGCGGGGCTTCGCTCGATGTTGGATGCGAAGGGCATGCCGTATCGTTTCAACCGCACGGGCTCGATGTTCTGTCTGTTCTTCACGGACCGTGAGATCGTGAACGTGAACGATGTGATGAAGCAGGATCTGGAGCTGTTTAAGAAGTTCTTCTGGGGCTGCCTCGACAAGGGGATCTACATCGCGCCGAGCCCGTATGAAACGGGCTTCCTGAGCCTGGCACATACCGAGGCGGATCTCGATGATACGCTCACGGTTTTCGATGAAGTGCTGAAGGCGATCTGA
- a CDS encoding serine hydrolase, giving the protein MISPRLLVVLVAVVCPVLAGQPLSEIAEKAAAGLPKGGIVTGECIAGTTRFAGAGKLEPDGVAPEKRMFEIGSITKVFTGILLADAVEAKKVRLDSTLGELLGKEVKFADPDVAAITLVQLSTHTSGLPRLPDNMGVLNGVSNDPYKGYDRKDALKFLAKAELPHAPPFPASYSNYGVGLLGELLSRIQKKSYAELVAEKITGPLGMKDTVVVLGKDQEARLAPPYDGEKANHSWSFQALAGAGALRSTAADLVIFGQALLDPGKTPLASAIKGIMEVHAPYDASEIGLGILIGKVDGYAEYSHSGGTGGYRSALQVIPDLKTVRVALVNNTTFEPAGLFSGTRDEKRSDAPEQKLSEKELDAFTGVYSAGPQVSFTVIRRGEQLGVRLTGQTFLSMKCIGKDRFRYDAVAAEIQFAREKDPVTSLVLLQNGREIPAKRSGDAPHLEFPEAKVLDAYTGEYSLFPGQVFTISHSDDTLMAQLTGQPAVPVFATKADYFEYDGVAAALEFQRDKSGTVTGLILHQNGKHAAKKR; this is encoded by the coding sequence ATGATCTCCCCTCGCCTGCTGGTTGTGTTGGTGGCTGTGGTGTGTCCGGTGCTTGCGGGGCAGCCGCTGAGTGAGATTGCGGAGAAGGCGGCGGCGGGGTTGCCGAAGGGTGGGATTGTTACCGGTGAATGCATCGCGGGGACGACGCGGTTTGCGGGAGCCGGGAAGTTGGAGCCGGATGGGGTTGCTCCGGAGAAGCGGATGTTTGAGATCGGCTCGATCACGAAGGTCTTCACGGGGATATTGCTGGCGGATGCGGTGGAGGCGAAGAAGGTGAGGCTGGATAGCACGCTGGGAGAGCTGTTAGGCAAGGAGGTCAAATTCGCGGATCCGGATGTGGCGGCGATCACGCTGGTGCAACTTTCCACGCATACGAGCGGACTGCCGCGGTTGCCGGATAACATGGGGGTTTTGAATGGGGTCTCGAACGATCCTTACAAGGGTTATGACCGCAAGGATGCGCTGAAGTTCCTGGCGAAGGCGGAGTTGCCGCATGCGCCGCCGTTTCCGGCGTCGTATTCGAATTACGGCGTTGGGCTGTTAGGCGAGCTGCTTTCGAGGATTCAGAAGAAGAGCTATGCGGAGCTGGTGGCGGAGAAGATCACGGGACCGCTGGGGATGAAGGACACGGTGGTGGTGCTTGGCAAAGATCAGGAGGCACGGCTGGCGCCGCCCTATGATGGCGAGAAGGCGAATCACTCGTGGAGCTTCCAGGCGTTGGCGGGTGCGGGTGCACTGCGCTCGACTGCGGCGGATCTGGTGATCTTCGGGCAGGCTTTGTTAGATCCCGGCAAGACGCCGCTTGCTTCGGCGATCAAGGGGATCATGGAAGTGCATGCGCCGTATGATGCCTCGGAGATCGGGCTGGGGATCCTCATCGGCAAGGTGGATGGGTATGCTGAATACAGCCATAGCGGTGGGACGGGTGGCTATCGGTCGGCGCTGCAGGTCATTCCCGATCTGAAGACGGTGCGCGTGGCGCTAGTGAACAACACGACCTTCGAGCCGGCGGGGCTGTTTTCCGGGACTCGCGATGAGAAGCGTTCGGATGCTCCGGAGCAGAAGCTTTCCGAGAAGGAGCTGGATGCGTTCACGGGTGTCTATTCTGCGGGACCGCAGGTGAGCTTCACGGTGATTCGACGAGGTGAGCAGCTTGGGGTGCGCCTGACTGGCCAGACTTTCCTCTCCATGAAGTGCATCGGGAAGGACCGCTTCCGCTACGATGCGGTGGCTGCCGAGATCCAATTCGCGCGTGAGAAGGACCCGGTGACCTCACTGGTGCTACTCCAGAACGGCCGTGAAATCCCGGCCAAACGCAGTGGGGATGCCCCGCATTTAGAGTTCCCGGAGGCCAAGGTGCTCGATGCCTACACGGGCGAGTATTCGCTCTTTCCCGGCCAGGTCTTCACGATCAGCCATAGTGACGACACGCTGATGGCCCAGCTGACCGGACAGCCGGCGGTACCGGTTTTCGCGACCAAGGCGGACTACTTCGAGTATGACGGGGTGGCGGCAGCGCTTGAA